A window of the Vicugna pacos chromosome 32, VicPac4, whole genome shotgun sequence genome harbors these coding sequences:
- the LOC102533994 gene encoding LOW QUALITY PROTEIN: carbonic anhydrase 15-like (The sequence of the model RefSeq protein was modified relative to this genomic sequence to represent the inferred CDS: inserted 1 base in 1 codon): MRSPGLALTLLAVGLVVHSDWEGAWCYDSQDAKCGPTHWKEMAPACGGPAQSPINIDLHLVQQYLTLGHFIFQGYDSAPLGPWTLENDGHTVLLRVDTGPQSPLEVRGAGLPPPAYRALQLHFHWGGPGQAGSEHSLDGQHHPMEMHVVHMSTRYLSIGEARGHPDGLAVLAVLLAKQDSDNANFSALVWGLRNMSAQRASMKLASTFPLASLLPGTSGLSCSYRYQGSLTMPCCKLAVLWTIFEDTVPTGRAEVAQFQTLAQXPCLHPAPLRENFQPQQPLGGRRVSASPNTSIQAAAPNLGRGFGALLGLGLSLWL, encoded by the exons ATGAGGTCCCCTGGCTTGGCACTCACCTTACTCGCAGTGGGGCTCGTGGTGCACAGCGACTGGGAAG GTGCCTGGTGCTATGACTCCCAGGACGCAAAGTGTG GCCCCACCCACTGGAAGGAGATGGCCCCTGCCTGTGGGGGCCCTGCCCAGTCCCCTATCAACATCGACCTTCACCTGGTCCAGCAGTACCTGACCCTTGGACACTTCATCTTCCAAGGCTATGACTCAGCACCTCTAGGCCCCTGGACACTGGAGAATGATGGTCATACAG TGCTCCTCCGCGTGGACACTGGCCCACAGAGCCCCCTGGAGGTGCGGGGTGCCGGACTGCCACCACCTGCCTACCGAGCGCTGCAGCTGCACTTCCACTGGGGGGGCCCTGGGCAAGCGGGCTCAGAGCACAGCCTGGATGGGCAGCATCACCCCATGGAG ATGCACGTGGTCCACATGAGCACCCGGTACCTGAGCATTGGAGAGGCCCGAGGTCACCCTGACGGCCTGGCAGTGCTGGCCGTGCTCTTGGCG AAGCAGGATTCTGACAACGCCAACTTCTCGGCCCTCGTGTGGGGCCTCAGGAACATGTCTGCACAAA gGGCCTCCATGAAGCTGGCGTCCACTTTCCCACTGGCCTCACTGCTGCCGGGCACCTCTGGCCTCTCTTGCTCCTACCGCTATCAGGGGTCGCTGACCATGCCTTGCTGCAAGCTTGCGGTGCTCTGGACCATCTTTGAGGACACTGTCCCCACTGGGCGTGCAGAG GTGGCCCAGTTCCAGACCCTGGCCC GCCCCTGTTTGCACCCGGCGCCGCTAAGGGAGAACTTCCAGCCGCAGCAGCCTCTCGGTGGGCGCAGGGTCTCAGCCTCCCCCAACACCTCCATCCAGGCAGCAGCCCCCAACCTGGGCCGAGGGTTTGGGGCTCTGCTGGGCCTGGGGCTCAGCTTATGGCTCTGA
- the FAM246C gene encoding protein FAM246C: MAAEPGRPWAQARRAYGASEALQRAVGRRRDPGTQPNGPGPEEARAPGRLARLRGQLRAEAAVRADAPRLLRLVDRAGAAGKGEVEEGRSRGSVCSVCGEPRGGATYPAGVLEVSERRLQEGLAAVRAELGAGLEALRAELRAELDALRALLPPPPPPARREPRVPRGPALLRALGTAKALAAGARPAEETSDGPADGSASRAPARKNLKKTPVPPGAPQGGGD; the protein is encoded by the coding sequence ATGGCGGCAGAGCCCGGGCGCCCATGGGCCCAAGCGCGCAGAGCGTACGGTGCCAGCGAGGCGCTGCAGCGCGCGGTGGGCCGCCGGCGGGACCCCGGGACGCAGCCCAACGGGCCAGGCCCGGAAGAAGCCCGCGCCCCGGGCCGCCTGGCTCGTCTGCGGGGCCAGCTCCGGGCGGAGGCGGCGGTGCGGGCCGACGCGCCCCGGCTGCTGCGGCTGGTGGACCGCGCGGGGGCCGCAGGGAAAGGGGAGGTCGAGGAGGGGCGCAGCCGCGGTTCGGTGTGCTCGGTGTGCGGGGAGCCGCGCGGCGGGGCCACCTACCCGGCGGGCGTCCTGGAGGTGAGCGAGCGGCGGCTGCAGGAGGGCCTGGCGGCCGTGCGGGCCGAGCTGGGTGCGGGGCTGGAGGCGCTGCGCGCGGAGCTGCGGGCCGAGCTGGACGCCCTGCGCGCGCTGCTCCCGCCCCctccgccgcccgcccgccgcgaGCCCCGCGTCCCCCGCGGACCGGCCCTGCTGCGGGCGCTGGGCACCGCGAAAGCCCTGGCCGCGGGCGCGAGGCCCGCTGAAGAGACCTCCGACGGCCCGGCCGACGGCAGCGCAAGCCGGGCCCCGGCCCGGAAGAACCTCAAGAAGACCCCGGTGCCGCCCGGGGCGCCGCAGGGCGGTGGGGATTAA
- the ZNF74 gene encoding zinc finger protein 74 isoform X1 — protein sequence METPAPEPRETALPSQDPALSRQEIPEDKMGQGLLQARCEESVTFKDVAVDFTQEEWGQLDSPQRALYRDVMLENYQNLLALGPPVCKPDVISHLERERGPRPEIGELSPQQLVIYKEEPSWEPVSEQVAPSGLHVLNLGDGGAWGGLVTALSCDEAVLWRPVPASAEDISTEERCQGHRASEEDIHPRCAIPAAGGSLDGHAESFPPSGAGSWRQRPGRGRKSSGKQPPVGRRRGSGEGASVFACGDCGKAFQQSTALALHRRWHTREKAYKCGECGKAFTWSTNLLEHQRIHTGEKPFFCGECGKAFSCHSSLNVHQRIHTGERPYKCGACEKAFSCSSLLSMHLRVHTGEKPYKCAECGKAFNQRTHLTRHHRIHTGEKPYKCAECGKAFTCHSSLTVHEKIHNGDKPFKCSDCEKAFNNRSRLTLHQRTHTGEKPFKCGDCGKGFSCHSYLVVHQRIHSGERPFRCNECGKAFSSHSYLIVHQRVHTGEKPFDCSRCWKAFSCHSSLIVHQRVHTGEKPYKCGQCGKAFSQNHCLIKHQKVHSVEKPFKCNECGEVFSWSGPLAEHQRAHSEEKPFAIQLDKHLLSTYYVPGGLLGTGGSGVDPIDALDMAELLCVVPPSATRNCPLGSKPGN from the exons ATGGAGACCCCGGCCCCGGAGCCCCGGGAGACAG CTCTCCCCTCTCAGGACCCTGCTCTTTCCCGCCAAGAGATTCCAGAAGATAAAATGGGTCAGGGTCTCCTGCAAGCCAGGTGCGAG GAATCGGTGACTTTCAAGGATGTGGCCGTGGACTTCACCCAGGAAGAGTGGGGCCAGCTGGACTCCCCTCAGAGGGCCCTGTACCgggatgtgatgctggagaactacCAGAACCTTCTCGCCCTGG GGCCTCCGGTCTGCAAGCCCGACGTGATCTCCCACCTGGAGCGAG AGCGGGGGCCCAGGCCTGAGATCGGGGAGCTGTCACCTCAGCAGCTGGTCATTTACAAAGAAGAGCCTTCGTGGGAGCCTGTCTCAGAGCAGGTGGCGCCGTCTGGTCTCCACGTCCTGAATCTGGGTGATGGTGGTGCTTGGGGTGGCCTGGTGACTGCTCTGTCATGTGACGAGGCTGTGCTCTGGAGGCCCGTGCCCGCCAGCGCTGAGGACATTTCCACGGAGGAGCGCTGCCAGGGTCACAGGGCGTCTGAGGAGGACATTCACCCGAGGTGCGCCATCCCCGCAGCAGGAGGCTCTCTGGACGGACACGCAGAGAGCTTCCCACCTAGCGGGGCCGGGAGCTGGCGGCAGAGACCCGGCAGGGGGAGAAAGTCCAGTGGGAAGCAGCCGCCCGTTGGCAGGCGGCGGGGCAGTGGGGAAGGGGCCAGCGTCTTCGCGTGCGGAGACTGCGGAAAGGCCTTCCAGCAGAGCACGGCGCTGGCGCTGCACCGGCGCTGGCACACGCGGGAGAAGGCCTACAAGTGCGGCGAGTGCGGCAAGGCCTTCACTTGGAGCACCAACCTCCTGGAACACCAGCGCATCCACACCGGCGAGAAGCCCTTCTTCTGCGGCGAGTGTGGCAAGGCCTTCAGCTGCCACTCGTCCCTGAATGTGCACCAGCGCATCCACACGGGCGAGAGGCCCTACAAGTGTGGCGCCTGCGAGAAGGCCTTCAGCTGCAGCTCCCTGCTCAGCATGCACCTGCGCGTCCACACCGGCGAGAAGCCCTACAAATGCGCTGAGTGCGGCAAGGCCTTCAACCAGAGGACACACCTGACGCGACACCACAGGATCCACACCGGGGAGAAGCCCTACAAGTGTGCCGAGTGCGGCAAGGCCTTCACCTGCCACTCATCCCTGACGGTGCACGAGAAGATCCACAATGGTGACAAGCCATTCAAGTGCAGTGACTGCGAGAAGGCCTTCAACAACCGCTCCCGCCTGACGCTGCACCAGAGGACCCACACGGGCGAGAAGCCCTTCAAGTGCGGCGACTGCGGGAAGGGCTTCAGCTGCCACTCCTACCTCGTCGTGCACCAGCGCATCCACAGCGGGGAGAGGCCCTTCCGCTGCAACGAGTGCGGCAAGGCCTTCAGCTCCCACTCCTACCTGATCGTGCACCAGCGCGTGCACACCGGGGAGAAGCCCTTCGACTGCAGCCGGTGCTGGAAGGCCTTCAGCTGCCACTCGTCCCTCATCGTGCACCAGCGCGTACACACCGGGGAGAAGCCCTACAAGTGTGGCCAGTGTGGCAAGGCCTTCAGCCAGAATCACTGCCTCATTAAACATCAGAAGGTCCACTCCGTGGAGAAGCCGTTTAAGTGCAACGAGTGTGGCGAGGTGTTCAGCTGGAGCGGCCCACTGGCGGAGCACCAGAGAGCCCACAGCGAGGAGAAGCCCTTCGCCATCCAGTTGGACAAGCACTTGctcagcacctactatgtacccgGCGGCCTGCTGGGCACGGGGGGCTCGGGCGTGGACCCCATCGATGCCCTGGACATGGCTGAGCTCCTGTGCGTGGTCCCCCCCTCAGCCACCAGGAATTGCCCCCTGGGCAGCAAGCCTGGAAATTGA
- the ZNF74 gene encoding zinc finger protein 74 isoform X2, with the protein METPAPEPRETALPSQDPALSRQEIPEDKMGQGLLQARCEESVTFKDVAVDFTQEEWGQLDSPQRALYRDVMLENYQNLLALGPPVCKPDVISHLERGEEPWRVPREVLGGVHPERGPRPEIGELSPQQLVIYKEEPSWEPVSEQVAPSGLHVLNLGDGGAWGGLVTALSCDEAVLWRPVPASAEDISTEERCQGHRASEEDIHPRCAIPAAGGSLDGHAESFPPSGAGSWRQRPGRGRKSSGKQPPVGRRRGSGEGASVFACGDCGKAFQQSTALALHRRWHTREKAYKCGECGKAFTWSTNLLEHQRIHTGEKPFFCGECGKAFSCHSSLNVHQRIHTGERPYKCGACEKAFSCSSLLSMHLRVHTGEKPYKCAECGKAFNQRTHLTRHHRIHTGEKPYKCAECGKAFTCHSSLTVHEKIHNGDKPFKCSDCEKAFNNRSRLTLHQRTHTGEKPFKCGDCGKGFSCHSYLVVHQRIHSGERPFRCNECGKAFSSHSYLIVHQRVHTGEKPFDCSRCWKAFSCHSSLIVHQRVHTGEKPYKCGQCGKAFSQNHCLIKHQKVHSVEKPFKCNECGEVFSWSGPLAEHQRAHSEEKPFAIQLDKHLLSTYYVPGGLLGTGGSGVDPIDALDMAELLCVVPPSATRNCPLGSKPGN; encoded by the exons ATGGAGACCCCGGCCCCGGAGCCCCGGGAGACAG CTCTCCCCTCTCAGGACCCTGCTCTTTCCCGCCAAGAGATTCCAGAAGATAAAATGGGTCAGGGTCTCCTGCAAGCCAGGTGCGAG GAATCGGTGACTTTCAAGGATGTGGCCGTGGACTTCACCCAGGAAGAGTGGGGCCAGCTGGACTCCCCTCAGAGGGCCCTGTACCgggatgtgatgctggagaactacCAGAACCTTCTCGCCCTGG GGCCTCCGGTCTGCAAGCCCGACGTGATCTCCCACCTGGAGCGAGGTGAGGAGCCATGGCGGGTGCCCAGAGAGGTTCTCGGAGGGGTGCATCCAG AGCGGGGGCCCAGGCCTGAGATCGGGGAGCTGTCACCTCAGCAGCTGGTCATTTACAAAGAAGAGCCTTCGTGGGAGCCTGTCTCAGAGCAGGTGGCGCCGTCTGGTCTCCACGTCCTGAATCTGGGTGATGGTGGTGCTTGGGGTGGCCTGGTGACTGCTCTGTCATGTGACGAGGCTGTGCTCTGGAGGCCCGTGCCCGCCAGCGCTGAGGACATTTCCACGGAGGAGCGCTGCCAGGGTCACAGGGCGTCTGAGGAGGACATTCACCCGAGGTGCGCCATCCCCGCAGCAGGAGGCTCTCTGGACGGACACGCAGAGAGCTTCCCACCTAGCGGGGCCGGGAGCTGGCGGCAGAGACCCGGCAGGGGGAGAAAGTCCAGTGGGAAGCAGCCGCCCGTTGGCAGGCGGCGGGGCAGTGGGGAAGGGGCCAGCGTCTTCGCGTGCGGAGACTGCGGAAAGGCCTTCCAGCAGAGCACGGCGCTGGCGCTGCACCGGCGCTGGCACACGCGGGAGAAGGCCTACAAGTGCGGCGAGTGCGGCAAGGCCTTCACTTGGAGCACCAACCTCCTGGAACACCAGCGCATCCACACCGGCGAGAAGCCCTTCTTCTGCGGCGAGTGTGGCAAGGCCTTCAGCTGCCACTCGTCCCTGAATGTGCACCAGCGCATCCACACGGGCGAGAGGCCCTACAAGTGTGGCGCCTGCGAGAAGGCCTTCAGCTGCAGCTCCCTGCTCAGCATGCACCTGCGCGTCCACACCGGCGAGAAGCCCTACAAATGCGCTGAGTGCGGCAAGGCCTTCAACCAGAGGACACACCTGACGCGACACCACAGGATCCACACCGGGGAGAAGCCCTACAAGTGTGCCGAGTGCGGCAAGGCCTTCACCTGCCACTCATCCCTGACGGTGCACGAGAAGATCCACAATGGTGACAAGCCATTCAAGTGCAGTGACTGCGAGAAGGCCTTCAACAACCGCTCCCGCCTGACGCTGCACCAGAGGACCCACACGGGCGAGAAGCCCTTCAAGTGCGGCGACTGCGGGAAGGGCTTCAGCTGCCACTCCTACCTCGTCGTGCACCAGCGCATCCACAGCGGGGAGAGGCCCTTCCGCTGCAACGAGTGCGGCAAGGCCTTCAGCTCCCACTCCTACCTGATCGTGCACCAGCGCGTGCACACCGGGGAGAAGCCCTTCGACTGCAGCCGGTGCTGGAAGGCCTTCAGCTGCCACTCGTCCCTCATCGTGCACCAGCGCGTACACACCGGGGAGAAGCCCTACAAGTGTGGCCAGTGTGGCAAGGCCTTCAGCCAGAATCACTGCCTCATTAAACATCAGAAGGTCCACTCCGTGGAGAAGCCGTTTAAGTGCAACGAGTGTGGCGAGGTGTTCAGCTGGAGCGGCCCACTGGCGGAGCACCAGAGAGCCCACAGCGAGGAGAAGCCCTTCGCCATCCAGTTGGACAAGCACTTGctcagcacctactatgtacccgGCGGCCTGCTGGGCACGGGGGGCTCGGGCGTGGACCCCATCGATGCCCTGGACATGGCTGAGCTCCTGTGCGTGGTCCCCCCCTCAGCCACCAGGAATTGCCCCCTGGGCAGCAAGCCTGGAAATTGA